Proteins from one Nakamurella multipartita DSM 44233 genomic window:
- a CDS encoding DEAD/DEAH box helicase yields the protein MTQDSRTPHEDGSPADRYARAQVAQAARRQYPKLAEFVLTRPFALDPFQVQGCQALEDGRGVLVCAPTGAGKTVVGEFAVHLALASGGKCFYTTPIKALSNQKFVDLIAQYGPDRVGLLTGDTSVNSHAPVVVMTTEVLRNMLYAGSPDLAELTHVVLDEVHYLADKFRGPVWEEVILHLAADVAVVGLSATVSNAEEFGAWLAEVRGELAVVVDEVRPVPLWPHMMVGRRLFDLFSVRDQEAGPSDPPGSGQLRIDPALTRAIHDAEALADRFGGGGSRVGRRGERGRPPGGPRWRPPNRVDVIERLDMAGLLPAITFIFSRAGCDAAVAQCVRSGLRLTTEHERDEIRQIVDRRTVELLDADLGVLGYWEWREGLERGVAAHHAGLLPVFKETVEELFVAGLVKAVFATETLALGINMPARTVVLEKLGKFNGESHADLTAGEYTQLTGRAGRRGIDVEGHAVVLWSPGMDPRVVGGLASRRTYPLRSSFRPSYNMAVNLVDRLGRQAARALIEQSFAQYQANGAVVGMARQVSRNTEAIAAHQRTMQCHLGDTAEYLGLLTELADAEREIARAGAARRRDATAQDLAELRRGDVIEVPTGRRSGLAVVLDPGVDPDGSARPLVVTAGRWAGRLSAADFRGRVPALGRVKLGKFTDHRSPKVRRDLSSAIASSGIRAPGRDRRAARGHDAASADEMDLTVLRKAIRAHPVHGCSDREEHLQWARRWRRLIAENEALAAKVAAATGSLGQALDRIVRLLTDEGYLDGDALTDDGRMLARIWCESDLVVAECLRRGTWTGASPPALAAAVSCLIFESRRDNPGMSRIAVGEIGDLVSATVDVWARIAGAEREIGLPATRDVDPGFAAAVAAWCRGASLAETLTVAVSGGTDISAGDFVRWCRQVVDLLDQIAGVAPAPVAAIARSAVGSLRRGVVSLGAA from the coding sequence GTGACCCAGGACAGTCGAACACCGCACGAGGACGGGTCACCGGCGGATCGGTACGCCCGCGCCCAGGTGGCGCAGGCGGCCCGCCGCCAGTACCCGAAGCTGGCCGAGTTCGTGCTGACCCGGCCGTTCGCGCTCGATCCCTTCCAGGTACAGGGGTGCCAGGCGCTGGAGGACGGCCGGGGCGTGCTGGTGTGCGCGCCGACCGGTGCCGGCAAGACGGTCGTCGGTGAGTTCGCGGTGCACCTGGCGCTGGCCTCGGGCGGCAAGTGCTTCTACACGACCCCGATCAAGGCGCTGTCCAACCAGAAGTTCGTCGATCTGATCGCCCAGTACGGACCGGACCGGGTGGGCCTGCTGACCGGCGACACCTCGGTCAATTCCCATGCGCCGGTGGTGGTGATGACCACCGAAGTGCTGCGCAACATGCTCTACGCCGGATCCCCGGACCTGGCCGAGCTCACCCACGTGGTGCTCGACGAGGTGCACTACCTGGCCGACAAGTTCCGCGGGCCGGTGTGGGAGGAGGTCATCCTGCACCTGGCCGCCGACGTGGCCGTCGTCGGCCTGTCGGCCACGGTATCCAACGCCGAGGAGTTCGGCGCCTGGTTGGCCGAGGTGCGCGGCGAGCTGGCCGTCGTCGTCGACGAGGTGCGGCCGGTTCCGCTGTGGCCGCACATGATGGTCGGGCGACGGCTGTTCGACCTGTTCAGCGTGCGCGACCAGGAGGCCGGCCCGTCCGACCCGCCCGGCTCGGGGCAGCTGCGGATCGACCCGGCCCTGACCCGGGCCATCCACGACGCCGAGGCGCTGGCCGACCGTTTCGGCGGCGGCGGGTCACGGGTGGGCCGCCGGGGGGAGCGGGGACGGCCGCCGGGCGGCCCGCGCTGGCGTCCGCCGAACCGGGTCGACGTCATCGAGCGGCTGGACATGGCCGGGCTGCTGCCGGCCATCACCTTCATCTTCTCCCGGGCCGGGTGCGACGCCGCGGTCGCCCAGTGCGTCCGCTCCGGGCTGCGGCTGACCACCGAGCACGAGCGGGACGAGATCCGGCAGATCGTCGACCGGCGCACAGTGGAGCTGCTGGACGCCGACCTCGGGGTGCTGGGCTACTGGGAGTGGCGCGAGGGCCTGGAACGAGGGGTGGCCGCGCACCACGCCGGCCTGCTGCCGGTGTTCAAGGAAACCGTCGAGGAGTTGTTCGTCGCCGGCCTGGTCAAGGCCGTCTTCGCCACCGAGACGCTGGCCCTGGGCATCAACATGCCGGCCCGCACGGTAGTGCTGGAGAAGCTGGGCAAGTTCAACGGGGAGAGCCACGCGGATCTGACCGCCGGGGAATACACGCAGCTGACCGGCCGGGCCGGCCGCCGGGGCATCGACGTCGAAGGCCACGCGGTGGTGCTGTGGTCGCCGGGAATGGACCCGCGGGTGGTGGGCGGGCTGGCCTCGCGGCGCACCTACCCGCTGCGCTCCTCGTTCCGGCCCAGCTACAACATGGCGGTCAACCTGGTCGACCGGCTCGGCCGGCAGGCGGCCCGGGCACTGATCGAGCAATCCTTCGCCCAGTACCAGGCCAACGGCGCGGTGGTCGGCATGGCCCGTCAGGTCTCCCGCAACACCGAGGCCATCGCCGCGCATCAGCGAACCATGCAGTGCCATCTGGGCGACACCGCCGAATACCTGGGCCTGCTGACCGAGCTGGCCGATGCGGAACGGGAGATCGCCCGGGCCGGGGCCGCCCGCCGGCGCGACGCCACCGCCCAGGACCTGGCCGAACTGCGGCGCGGCGACGTGATCGAGGTGCCGACCGGGCGGCGGTCCGGCCTGGCCGTCGTGCTCGATCCCGGGGTCGATCCGGACGGTTCGGCCCGGCCCCTGGTGGTCACCGCCGGCCGCTGGGCCGGCCGGCTGTCCGCCGCCGACTTCCGCGGCCGGGTGCCCGCCTTGGGCCGGGTCAAGCTGGGCAAGTTCACCGACCACCGTTCACCCAAGGTCCGGCGGGACCTGTCCTCGGCGATCGCCTCCTCCGGTATCCGCGCGCCCGGCCGGGACCGGCGGGCGGCCCGCGGGCACGACGCCGCCTCGGCCGACGAGATGGACCTGACCGTGCTGCGCAAGGCGATCCGGGCGCATCCGGTGCACGGCTGCAGCGACCGCGAGGAGCACCTGCAGTGGGCCCGCCGGTGGCGCCGGCTGATCGCCGAGAACGAGGCCCTGGCCGCCAAGGTTGCGGCGGCGACCGGATCCCTGGGTCAGGCGCTGGACCGGATCGTGCGCCTGCTGACCGACGAGGGGTACCTGGACGGCGACGCGCTGACCGACGACGGCCGGATGCTGGCCCGGATCTGGTGCGAGAGCGACCTGGTGGTGGCCGAGTGCCTGCGCCGCGGCACCTGGACCGGCGCGTCCCCGCCGGCGCTGGCCGCGGCGGTGTCCTGCCTGATCTTCGAATCGCGCCGCGACAACCCGGGCATGAGCCGGATCGCCGTCGGCGAGATCGGCGACCTGGTGTCGGCGACCGTGGACGTGTGGGCCCGGATCGCCGGTGCGGAGCGGGAGATCGGCCTGCCGGCGACCCGCGACGTCGACCCCGGGTTTGCCGCCGCGGTCGCCGCCTGGTGCCGGGGGGCGTCGCTGGCCGAGACCCTGACGGTGGCGGTCAGTGGCGGAACCGACATCTCCGCCGGGGATTTCGTGCGCTGGTGCCGGCAGGTGGTCGATCTGCTCGACCAGATCGCGGGCGTCGCGCCGGCGCCGGTGGCCGCGATCGCCCGGTCGGCGGTCGGATCTTTGCGGCGCGGCGTGGTATCCCTCGGCGCCGCCTGA
- a CDS encoding DUF6325 family protein, translating to MTEPIDELGPVDYLVVEFPGSQFNGEILPELLALVRHGVVRILDLAVIRKSEDGSFEAFEFAELSDGPLAELREIERDLADLLTDDDVAATAAALEPGSTAALLVYENLWAAPLAAAVRRSGGQLVASGRIPVQQLLASLEAELEAELEAELEADAGELDDEVEADAKS from the coding sequence ATGACCGAACCCATCGACGAACTCGGCCCGGTCGATTACCTGGTGGTCGAGTTCCCCGGCAGCCAGTTCAACGGCGAGATCCTGCCCGAGCTGCTGGCGCTGGTCCGGCACGGCGTCGTGCGGATCCTGGACCTGGCCGTGATCCGCAAGAGCGAGGACGGCTCGTTCGAGGCGTTCGAGTTCGCCGAGCTGTCCGACGGGCCGCTGGCCGAGCTGCGGGAGATCGAGCGGGACCTGGCCGACCTGCTCACCGACGACGACGTGGCGGCCACCGCCGCGGCGCTCGAGCCGGGCAGCACCGCGGCCCTGCTGGTGTACGAGAACCTCTGGGCGGCCCCGCTGGCCGCGGCGGTCCGGCGCTCGGGTGGGCAGCTGGTGGCCAGCGGCCGGATCCCGGTCCAGCAGCTGCTGGCTTCCCTGGAAGCCGAGCTGGAGGCCGAACTGGAGGCCGAGCTCGAAGCGGACGCCGGCGAGCTGGACGACGAGGTCGAGGCCGACGCCAAGTCCTGA